From the genome of Roseofilum reptotaenium CS-1145, one region includes:
- a CDS encoding putative toxin-antitoxin system toxin component, PIN family encodes MRYVFDTNIIVSALLFEYSKPDRVLRYALANGEVLLSLELLEELSEIFGREKFNRYITREEREQFLGTLVARSVLVEIVEQVEECRDRKDDKILELALNGEVSYIITGDRDLLVLHPFRGILVITADEFLRTIAPE; translated from the coding sequence ATGCGCTACGTTTTTGATACTAATATTATTGTCAGTGCGCTTTTATTTGAGTATAGCAAGCCAGATCGAGTGCTTCGATATGCTTTAGCCAATGGTGAAGTCTTGCTATCCCTTGAACTTCTTGAAGAGTTAAGTGAGATATTCGGGCGCGAAAAATTTAATCGTTATATCACCCGTGAAGAACGGGAACAATTTTTAGGAACTTTGGTGGCAAGATCTGTTCTAGTAGAGATAGTTGAACAGGTAGAAGAGTGTCGAGATCGCAAAGATGATAAGATTTTGGAATTGGCATTAAATGGAGAAGTAAGTTATATCATTACTGGTGACAGAGATTTGCTGGTATTGCACCCATTTCGGGGTATTTTGGTCATCACAGCAGATGAATTTTTAAGAACGATAGCACCAGAATGA
- the thiC gene encoding phosphomethylpyrimidine synthase gives MRTEWVAKRRGQANVTQMNYARQGLITEEMHYVAQRENLTPELIRDEVARGRMIIPANVNHPNLEPMAIGIASKCKVNANLGASPNSSNLQEEVDKLNLAVKYGADTVMDLSTGGGNLDEIRTAIIKASPVPIGTVPIYQALESVNGRIEKLTPDDFLHIIDKHAQQGVDYMTIHAGILIEHLPLVRSRITGIVSRGGGIIARWMLHHHKQNPLYTHFNDIIEIFKKHDVSFSLGDSLRPGCTHDASDEAQLAELKTLGQLTRKAWEHNVQVMVEGPGHVPMDQIEFNVKKQMEECSEAPFYVLGPLVTDIAPGYDHITSAIGAAIAGWHGTAMLCYVTPKEHLGLPNAEDVRNGLIAYKIAAHAADIARHRLGARDRDDELSAARYNFDWNRQFELSLDPDRAREYHDETLPADIYKTAEFCSMCGPKFCPMQTKVDADALTELEKYLAQEAQKKEVAQV, from the coding sequence ATGCGAACTGAATGGGTTGCTAAACGGCGGGGACAAGCCAATGTCACGCAGATGAATTATGCTCGTCAAGGCCTGATTACGGAAGAGATGCACTATGTGGCGCAACGGGAAAATCTCACCCCTGAATTGATTCGGGATGAGGTTGCGCGGGGAAGGATGATTATTCCAGCGAATGTTAATCACCCAAATTTAGAACCAATGGCGATCGGGATTGCTTCTAAGTGTAAGGTGAATGCTAACCTGGGTGCTTCTCCCAATTCTTCTAATTTGCAAGAAGAAGTCGATAAGCTGAATCTGGCTGTTAAATATGGTGCAGATACGGTGATGGACTTGTCTACGGGAGGCGGAAACTTAGACGAGATTCGTACAGCGATTATTAAAGCATCCCCGGTTCCGATTGGTACGGTTCCCATCTACCAAGCGCTAGAAAGTGTGAATGGTAGAATTGAGAAACTTACACCAGATGACTTTCTGCATATTATCGATAAACATGCCCAGCAAGGGGTGGATTATATGACCATCCATGCAGGGATTTTGATTGAACATTTGCCGTTGGTGAGAAGTCGGATTACGGGGATTGTTTCCCGTGGTGGCGGTATTATTGCTCGGTGGATGTTACACCATCATAAGCAAAATCCTCTGTATACCCATTTCAACGATATTATCGAAATCTTTAAGAAACATGATGTTTCGTTTAGTTTAGGGGATTCTCTGCGTCCGGGTTGTACCCATGATGCTTCGGATGAGGCACAATTGGCGGAGTTGAAGACGTTGGGTCAACTCACCCGCAAAGCTTGGGAACATAATGTGCAGGTGATGGTTGAAGGGCCGGGCCATGTACCGATGGATCAAATTGAGTTTAATGTGAAGAAGCAGATGGAGGAGTGTTCAGAAGCTCCGTTCTATGTGCTGGGGCCGTTGGTGACGGATATTGCGCCAGGCTACGATCATATTACCTCTGCCATTGGAGCGGCGATCGCCGGTTGGCATGGAACCGCTATGCTCTGTTACGTTACCCCCAAAGAACATTTAGGACTTCCGAACGCCGAAGATGTACGCAATGGCTTAATTGCCTACAAAATTGCTGCTCACGCTGCGGACATTGCCCGACACCGCCTAGGAGCCAGAGACCGAGACGACGAACTCTCTGCCGCTCGGTATAACTTCGACTGGAATCGCCAGTTTGAACTCTCCCTCGACCCCGACCGCGCGCGGGAATATCACGACGAAACCCTCCCCGCAGACATCTACAAAACGGCTGAATTCTGCTCCATGTGCGGGCCTAAATTCTGCCCCATGCAAACCAAGGTAGATGCAGACGCGCTCACCGAGTTAGAGAAATACTTAGCTCAGGAAGCCCAAAAGAAAGAAGTCGCTCAAGTTTAA
- the ygfZ gene encoding CAF17-like 4Fe-4S cluster assembly/insertion protein YgfZ, which produces MPEETETLLYDRTHWGRIEVKGSDRIRFLHNQSTNNFERLQPGQGCDTVFVTSTARTLDLVTAYLTEESVILLVSPNRQEQLFKWMDRYIFPMDRVELSDITENTACISLIGTDSDRLLETLEIDPLTHAPQGTHQQITLGEIPLRIAVGSGLATAGYTLIFEAQHRRILAEKLIAQGAKEITDLDWEKLRIQQGRPAPDRELTEDYNPLEAGLWQTISFEKGCYIGQETIARLNTYQGVKQQLWGLQLSQPVDPGTPIQVGEQKAGTITSCIALSEGAIALAYIRTKTGGKGLTVQVANQSATLIDLPFLSRGYLDTPSQ; this is translated from the coding sequence ATGCCTGAAGAAACAGAAACTTTACTCTACGATCGCACCCATTGGGGCAGAATTGAAGTCAAAGGAAGCGATCGCATCCGCTTTCTACACAACCAGAGTACCAATAATTTCGAGCGCCTGCAACCCGGACAAGGCTGTGATACCGTCTTCGTTACCTCCACCGCTCGTACCCTGGATCTGGTCACAGCTTATCTGACCGAAGAGAGCGTGATTTTACTGGTTTCTCCCAATAGACAGGAACAGCTATTCAAGTGGATGGATCGGTATATCTTCCCAATGGATCGAGTCGAGCTGTCAGATATTACTGAAAATACTGCTTGTATAAGTTTAATTGGAACGGACAGCGATCGCCTCTTAGAGACCCTTGAAATCGACCCCTTAACCCACGCTCCTCAAGGAACCCACCAGCAAATTACCCTAGGGGAAATTCCCCTCAGAATAGCAGTAGGCAGTGGGTTAGCAACGGCTGGCTATACCCTTATTTTTGAGGCTCAACACCGAAGGATTTTAGCCGAAAAACTGATAGCACAAGGCGCAAAAGAAATCACCGATCTAGATTGGGAAAAACTACGAATTCAACAAGGTCGTCCTGCACCCGATCGTGAATTAACCGAAGATTATAATCCCCTAGAAGCCGGATTATGGCAAACGATTTCCTTTGAGAAAGGTTGTTATATTGGTCAAGAAACCATCGCTCGCTTAAACACATATCAAGGGGTGAAACAGCAACTTTGGGGTCTCCAACTTTCTCAACCTGTTGACCCTGGAACCCCTATCCAAGTCGGAGAACAGAAAGCCGGAACCATCACCAGTTGTATCGCTCTTTCAGAAGGAGCGATCGCCCTAGCCTATATTCGCACCAAAACAGGAGGAAAAGGCCTCACCGTTCAAGTTGCCAACCAATCGGCAACTCTCATCGATCTGCCCTTTCTCTCTCGTGGGTATTTAGACACCCCATCCCAATAA